A genomic window from Yarrowia lipolytica chromosome 1D, complete sequence includes:
- a CDS encoding uncharacterized protein (Compare to YALI0D18480g, similar to uniprot|Q872L4 Yarrowia lipolytica Lipase (EC 3.1.1.3)), translating into MITSTYDFVLKYGRLSNVAYCVKAPGPYELETDFTCGRSCGHFPNVTLEHQFGGDFFSTSITGFLAHDHTKKEKYIVFRGTFSLADAITDALFLQEPYLADLPPLNTTNINSTSNSARVDCPDCEIHDGFQKAYRETMVNMQGHLVAFLRNNTDYKLIVTGHSLGAATALLMGINLKNLGFDPMVITFGQPRVGNKAFADYADSLFFKQGDNGLNINPERRLYRVTHWNDIVVGVPFWSGYTHTLGEVYISYPDGVNAPIEYVNACAGPDNDQCHYGSFDLLARVNILKNHCAYLNWIFYCAFNVDKKQMMIDPPRIHKRVEHWSGKFADVEFSERMIYEATYPM; encoded by the exons ATGATCACG TCGACCTACGACTTCGTTCTCAAGTACGGACGACTCTCCAATGTGGCCTATTGTGTCAAGGCCCCCGGTCCATACGAACTGGAGACGGACTTCACCTGTGGAAGATCTTGCGGTCACTTTCCCAACGTGACGTTGGAACACCAGTTTGGAGGCGACTTTTTCTCCACGTCCATAACCGGCTTTCTGGCCCACGATCACACTAAGAAAGAGAAATACATTGTTTTCCGAGGCACCTTTTCTCTGGCAGACGCCATCACCGACGCCTTGTTTCTCCAGGAGCCCTACCTGGCCGATCTGCCGCCTCtgaacaccaccaacatcaactccaCTAGCAATTCGGCCCGAGTCGACTGCCCCGATTGTGAGATTCATGACGGCTTCCAAAAGGCATACCGAGAGACCATGGTGAACATGCAGGGCCACCTGGTGGCCTTTCTTAGAAACAACACAGACTACAAGCTGATAGTCACCGGCCATTCTCTGGGAGCCGCCACTGCTCTGCTCATGGGCATCAACCTGAAGAATCTCGGCTTTGACCCTATGGTGATCACGTTTGGACAGCCTCGAGTGGGAAACAAGGCGTTTGCGGACTACGCCGACTCGCTCTTTTTCAAACAGGGAGATAACGGACTGAATATCAACCCTGAAAGACGTCTTTACCGAGTCACTCATTGGAATGACATCGTGGTGGGAGTGCCCTTCTGGTCCGGTTATACCCATACTCTGGGAGAAGTGTACATCAGCTACCCAGACGGAGTCAACGCCCCCATCGAATACGTCAATGCGTGCGCTGGACCAGACAACGACCAGTGCCACTACGGGTCCTTCGACCTGCTGGCTCGAGTCAACATTCTCAAAAACCACTGTGCCTATCTCAACTGGATCTTCTACTGCGCCTTCAACGTGGACAAGAAACAGATGATGATTGACCCTCCGAGAATCCACAAGAGAGTCGAGCATTGGAGCGGCAAGTTTGCAGACGTCGAGTTCAGCGAGAGAATGATCTACGAGGCCACTTATCCCATGTGA
- a CDS encoding uncharacterized protein (Compare to YALI0D18502g, no similarity), whose protein sequence is MNPTSFSYSLPESPNTPRHRRESSSTYFSDVSDSTAFSEVSDEPIRHKATPTSTRTSCCVKKLPPEIWTDIFELMEPEDVPKINLSCKFFYDVTRDQDVLNKIGLRKLHIASFLPFNSYRRFHRHYRNVVWMGNGVWWGDRGLFGSFLRTYYDVTGGGFGMQFLVVTECQQRQDGANSDGSYRGTSAGTYRGYRGPVNEGPGRGHELGSGAAIPVAGTVEASSGTSPTVLPFSPLLQLAPVSIFCTPDLYYDQLGELHPAAVAEQISYAVQRCENMSLARDPNNYGSRDSLWPPLGHSIERTSVSPSSGAPLCLADASHNLFRLRKRLCPFRTPSNEAGGLTETFGRLESWFGFLGGVFVAPGICDDGPVFLNLHQTNSQLTATHITGGLRIPRGEVAFVSDFTEVENGVEQFKGCKAYSGWAQVAQHNYVDPEYVPVVMIMVDENTLAVWWRSGGVVTMVKRVDLASVRAGTPRLSEQTKSAASALKQCR, encoded by the coding sequence ATGAACCCCACGTCCTTCTCGTACAGTCTGCCGGAGTCGCCAAACACACCGCGACACCGACGcgagtcgtcgtccacaTACTTCTCCGACGTGTCCGATTCGACAGCCTTCTCCGAAGTGTCGGACGAACCAATCAGACACAAGGCCACCCCCACAAgcaccagaaccagctgCTGTGTGAAAAAGCTGCCTCCGGAAATCTGGACCGACATCTTCGAGCTGATGGAGCCCGAAGACGTGCCAAAAATCAACCTGAGCTGCAAGTTCTTCTACGACGTGACACGTGATCAGGACGTGCTCAACAAGATAGGGTTACGTAAGCTCCACATTGCCAGCTTTCTGCCCTTCAACAGCTACCGGCGGTTCCACCGCCACTACCGGAATGTCGTTTGGATGGGGAATGGCGTTTGGTGGGGCGACCGGGGTCTTTTCGGCTCGTTTTTGCGAACATATTACGACGTGACGGGCGGGGGCTTCGGTATGCAGTTTCTGGTGGTGACCGAGTGCCAGCAGAGGCAGGATGGTGCAAATAGCGACGGAAGTTATCGCGGAACCAGTGCTGGCACCTATCGCGGCTATAGAGGTCCTGTCAACGAGGGACCCGGACGGGGACACGAACTGGGATCCGGAGCTGCGATTCCAGTCGCTGGTACTGTCGAAGCCAGCTCTGGCACTTCACCAACGGTGTTGCCCTTCTCTCCTCTGCTTCAGCTGGCCCCAGTGTCCATCTTCTGCACCCCAGACCTTTACTATGACCAGCTGGGAGAACTACATCCCGCTGCAGTAGCGGAACAAATCTCATACGCCGTGCAGCGGTGCGAAAACATGAGTTTGGCTCGTGACCCTAACAACTACGGTTCACGCGACTCGCTATGGCCTCCCCTGGGCCATTCGATTGAGCGCACATCAGTGTCGCCGTCTTCTGGCGCTCCTCTGTGTCTCGCGGATGCTTCCCACAACCTCTTTCGGCTCAGGAAACGACTGTGTCCATTTAGAACGCCTTCCAACGAAGCTGGCGGCTTGACAGAGACGTTTGGCCGCCTGGAGAGCTGGTTTGGGTTCCTAGGaggtgtgtttgtggcccCGGGTATCTGTGACGACGGCCCTGTGTTCCTGAATCTTCACCAGACCAACTCTCAGCTGACCGCGACCCACATCACGGGAGGTTTGAGAATCCCTCGTGGAGAAGTTGCGTTTGTGAGCGACTTTACAGAGGTGGAGAATGGGGTGGAGCAGTTCAAGGGCTGCAAGGCGTACTCTGGATGGGCTCAGGTAGCCCAGCACAACTACGTGGATCCCGAGTATGTGCCTGTGGTGATGATCATGGTGGATGAGAACACCCTGGCGGTGTGGTGGAGAAGCGGAGGGGTGGTGACTATGGTCAAGAGAGTCGACTTGGCTTCGGTAAGAGCAGGCACTCCTAGATTGAGTGAGCAGACAAAGAGCGCTGCCAGTGCGTTGAAGCAATGCAGGTAA
- a CDS encoding uncharacterized protein (Compare to YALI0D18546g, similar to Saccharomyces cerevisiae YOR352W; ancestral locus Anc_7.40, weakly similar to KLLA0C13167g Kluyveromyces lactis IPF 5955.1) — MRIVTEREQEKFRNYIDGELKKAQRKNVRRLAGEEGGYKSLDELNHDLIQLVNILTYSVTQTQAQQVDYSATNTESHHLDRLAALKKYKDGVDGSGSESSTPVGSPMRDVTTDDEGAHNSRDVTPKPDALSDKTLSENVDNTLAGTGEACPVFDINQQQTIDFKDSSIPGNVDTSSLYGQTFYLLRLADDYNAYLPHYEGTQSMFDLLNGLNKVFKDMLVGKLEGVALTQTEATRLQSIAQTSRVLVASKWDETTGEVAKVYEDVIDIVA, encoded by the coding sequence ATGAGGATAGTGACGGAAAGAGAACAGGAAAAGTTCCGGAACTACATTGATGGCGAGCTCAAAAAGGCGCAACGCAAAAACGTGCGTCGTCTGGCGGGCGAAGAAGGCGGTTACAAGTCGCTGGATGAGCTGAACCACGACCTGATCCAACTGGTCAACATCCTCACCTACTCGGTGACGCAGACACAGGCCCAACAAGTGGACTACTCGGCAACAAACACCGAATCGCATCATCTGGACCGTTTGGCGGCCCtcaagaagtacaaggacgGCGTTGATGGAAGTGGATCGGAGTCCAGTACTCCTGTGGGGTCTCCTATGAGAGACGTGACCACCGACGATGAAGGAGCACACAATTCACGAGACGTGACTCCCAAACCCGACGCTCTTTCGGACAAGACCTTGTCTGAGAACGTCGACAACACTCTGGCCGGCACCGGAGAAGCATGTCCTGTTTTTGATATCAACCAGCAACAGACCATTGATTTCAAGGACAGCAGCATTCCTGGCAACGTTGACACCTCGTCCCTGTATGGTCAGACATTTTACCTGCTGCGGTTGGCAGACGACTACAACGCGTACCTGCCCCATTACGAAGGCACCCAGTCCATGTTTGACTTGTTGAACGGTCTGAACAAGGTGTTCAAGGACATGTTGGTGGGCAAGCTGGAGGGAGTGGCATtaacacagacagaggCCACGAGACTGCAGAGTATAGCCCAGACCAGCCGAGTGTTGGTTGCAAGCAAGTGGGATGAGACCACGGGTGAAGTGGCCAAGGTGTATGAGGATGTGATTGACATTGTGGCATAG
- a CDS encoding uncharacterized protein (Compare to YALI0D18568g, similar to uniprot|Q9URL7 Candida albicans Peptide transport protein caPTR2) gives MFIRGLFSESAVYLHSIIVTMAFGEPRHSQELQTAMKPSPSTRSVEKKTSGIDPSIDKDEGLVEYSEVVIGGYSETWSGYSDEYNRAGLRIATDEDCHTLRKVAAPITGMTYMLSLVEFAERGSYYGLTNVISNFVQFPLPKGGNGWGATPRGSQLTAGALDQGLQVATALTLVLNFLSYLTPLLGAYLADSKYGRFRTIWAGTVICGIGHTVIVIAAIPGVLEHQKASLGVFIVGLIIFAFGTGLFKPNLLPLLLEQYREDDNWVKRLPSGEEVVIDKESTLQRMTLVYYWSINVGAFLGLGTSYAEKRIGFWLAFLVPTILYFFLPFFLFLIQNRVYKIPPTEDSIIAGFFGVMYQTILRKPSTYPDKFVADVWSTLKASRFFLFFPIYFLNDTGIGALSNSQGSSMITNGVPNDLLNNFNPITIIVAIPMVNYGLYPLLRRYKINFRASLRIFLGFILGACSPMIGAILQWRIYETSPCGYHATGCNKGVAPITIWWQVFPYVCTALSGIFATITSYELAYSLAPTHMRSIVMSLLLFMSAFSTAIATGITPALRDPYLIWPFVGLSAGGGAFAVAFLCCYWRLGEGQKLSV, from the coding sequence ATGTTTATAAGAGGGCTGTTTTCGGAGTCCGCTGTGTATCTTCATTCTATCATTGTCACCATGGCTTTTGGTGAACCCCGACACAGCCAGGAGCTTCAAACAGCAATGAAGCCTTCTCCCTCTACAAGATCAGTTGAAAAGAAGACCAGCGGGATCGACCCGTCAATCGACAAAGACGAGGGGCTCGTGGAGTACTCGGAAGTTGTCATTGGGGGATACAGCGAGACATGGTCTGGTTACTCGGATGAATACAACCGGGCCGGACTCCGGATTGCCACAGACGAAGACTGCCATACACTTCGAAAAGTCGCTGCTCCCATCACGGGAATGACCTACATGTTGTCTCTGGTGGAGTTTGCCGAACGAGGTTCGTATTACGGACTCACCAacgtcatctccaactttgTACAGTTTCCTCTCCCCAAGGGCGGAAACGGATGGGGAGCTACTCCGAGAGGTTCTCAGCTGACGGCCGGGGCCCTGGATCAGGGTCTTCAAGTGGCCACGGCTCTCACTCTTGTTCTCAACTTTTTGTCCTATCTGACCCCTCTGCTGGGAGCCTACTTGGCCGACTCCAAGTACGGGCGATTCCGCACAATCTGGGCCGGAACAGTTATCTGCGGTATTGGACACACTGTGATTGTGATTGCCGCCATCCCGGGGGTTCTCGAGCACCAAAAGGCATCTCTAGGGGTCTTTATCGTCGGGCTTATCATCTTTGCATTCGGCACGGGGCTCTTCAAACCAAACTTGCTGccacttcttctggaacagtACCGAGAAGACGACAACTGGGTCAAGCGTCTCCCAAGTGGGGAGGAGGTGGTCATCGACAAAGAATCCACCCTGCAAAGAATGACCCTGGTCTACTACTGGTCCATCAACGTGGGGGCGTTTCTCGGTCTAGGAACTTCCTACGCCGAGAAACGTATCGGGTTCTGGCTCGCCTTTCTGGTTCCCACAATTCTCTACTTTTTTCTgcccttcttcctcttcctcattCAAAACAGAGTCTACAAGATCCCACCTACAGAGGACTCCATCATTGCGGGCTTCTTTGGAGTCATGTACCAGACGATACTCCGGAAACCCTCCACGTACCCAGACAAGTTTGTGGCCGACGTGTGGTCCACCCTCAAAGCCTCCCGcttctttctcttctttcccATCTACTTTCTCAATGATACCGGCATAGGAGCCCTCTCCAACTCCCAGGGAAGCTCCATGATCACCAACGGAGTTCCAAACGACCTTCTCAACAACTTCAAccccatcaccatcatcgTAGCCATCCCCATGGTCAACTACGGCCTGTATCCACTGCTGAGACGCTACAAGATCAACTTCCGAGCCTCGCTGAgaatcttcttggggttCATACTAGGCGCCTGCTCACCAATGATCGGAGCCATCCTCCAGTGGAGAATCTACGAAACCTCCCCCTGTGGATACCATGCTACCGGATGCAACAAGGGGGTAGCCCCAATCACAATCTGGTGGCAGGTGTTTCCGTACGTATGCACTGCTCTGTCAGGAATCTTTGCCACCATCACTTCATACGAGTTGGCCTACTCTCTAGCTCCGACTCATATGCGATCAATCGTCATGTCTCTGCTTCTGTTCATGTCGGCCTTCAGCACCGCCATCGCCACAGGTATCACCCCGGCTCTGAGAGATCCATATCTTATCTGGCCCTTTGTAGGTCTGTcggctggaggaggagcattTGCAGTGGCATTTCTGTGCTGCTACTGGAGGCTCGGAGAGGGTCAGAAGTTGTCCGTGTAA
- a CDS encoding uncharacterized protein (Compare to YALI0D18590g, some similarities with uniprot|P50110 Saccharomyces cerevisiae YMR060c TOM37 mitochondrial outer membrane import receptor subunit, similar to Saccharomyces cerevisiae SAM37 (YMR060C); ancestral locus Anc_2.626), whose translation MFRLHVWGPVSTSLTFSAPCLATIWYMQLCDIDFTVVQSSNEGLAGELPCLETSEKKIGGAESIIRYLKSLGHNLDADLTSDEQIKNTALLAYMSSLQTITEYCLFVDEEAYQKVTRPMFNEFMPFLMQYNVSVRLREQAKDRCCAAGIDTATPSWAVSATKMASESLTNPKPSMGKLYDQSVEREKQKDASKAVSKTVFRLLNSATEIYTDMMDTATANVAKGSLFSTVSTSDVFLCAHLQLQMLPALPDCAVAGLLKSKFPALLQYEDVFVEKIGNKDLKVEGPLGKDAPLWIYHLKQILGWY comes from the coding sequence ATGTTCCGTCTGCACGTCTGGGGCCCCGTGTCCACCTCCCTGACCTTTTCCGCCCCCTGTCTCGCCACCATCTGGTACATGCAGCTATGTGATATCGACTTCACGGTAGTGCAGTCGTCCAATGAAGGTCTGGCGGGCGAGCTGCCGTGTCTGGAGACGTCGGAGAAAAAGATCGGAGGCGCCGAGTCCATCATTCGATACCTCAAGTCGCTGGGACACAACCTCGACGCCGATCTGACCTCGGACGAACAAATCAAAAACACAGCTCTCCTGGCCTACATGAGCAGTCTGCAGACAATCACAGAGTACTGTCTGTTTGTGGACGAAGAGGCGTACCAGAAGGTGACCCGGCCCATGTTCAACGAGTTCATGCCTTTCCTAATGCAATACAATGTCAGTGTACGACTTCGAGAACAGGCCAAGGACCGATGCTGTGCCGCTGGAATCGACACGGCGACGCCCTCGTGGGCTGTTTCGGCAACCAAGATGGCGTCCGAGTCTctcaccaaccccaagccCAGCATGGGTAAGCTCTACGATCAGTCTGTTGAGCGTGAAAAGCAGAAAGACGCCTCCAAGGCCGTTTCCAAGACGGTTTTCCGACTGCTCAACTCGGCCACAGAAATTTACACCGACATGATGGATACTGCCACAGCAAATGTCGCCAAAGGAAGTCTGTTCAGCACGGTTTCCACGTCAgatgtgtttctgtgtGCTCATCTGCAGCTTCAAATGCTGCCTGCGCTGCCTGACTGTGCTGTGGCCGGGTTGCTGAAGAGCAAGTTTCCCGCTCTGTTGCAGTACGAGGACGTGTTCGTTGAGAAGATTGGCAACAAGGACCTCAAGGTGGAGGGACCGCTAGGAAAGGATGCTCCTTTATGGATTTACCATTTGAAGCAGATTTTGGGGTGGTATTAA
- a CDS encoding uncharacterized protein (Compare to YALI0D18612g, weakly similar to uniprot|P25298 Saccharomyces cerevisiae YMR061w RNA14 component of pre-mRNA 3, similar to Saccharomyces cerevisiae RNA14 (YMR061W); ancestral locus Anc_2.627), whose amino-acid sequence MSDDYDPTAVAFKPGDMETDMNTGEPLALEAEAAAKDPAHNEESGEDTNANVESGTLVHQGDEPESIDKEDKVEDGPDTKSDGGVLDEPKDGEQRDDEKREEPKPENSSEEVAEDDDYVPAAVSEPVEEDSAGGGSVGGTGIPDGAISSLAASTTIPPPSDPNQVGGGASSTSNNNNSGPDNNKRKRLATDTIGILEDRIAANPRDMPAWLDLISTIVRKEKLDESRDIYERFLALYPLSAEIWIEYITLEMDNGEFKRLEQLFGRCLTRLPNLKLWNIYLTYVRRVNVLSSESDKITEARTNIIKAFEFYLDHVGIDRESGNVWFEYLDFIKSKPATTTWEEQQKNDLTRKIYRKAIGIPLNNLSILWTAYTNFEYSLNKATARKFINEKSGSCQNARQCQTVLENLMRGLDRSSVPKSGPRDEFQVRAWKKWIDWEKSNPLGTDNKAETNKRLLYCLKQAVMSLQFVPEIWFLAAEYCFDDPLLKTEALQFLKDGLSLNPNSSLLAFRLAEYYEREADAEKMRTIYDEHIESLGKERQALIEAQGDPEAEPTAEIIKLNTQISIAYSVCMKAVKRFEGIKPGRMVFKKARNTGFATYHIYVASALMEFHHNKNPTVATNVFELGLKYCGSNAAYVQHYLDFLISLHDDTNARALFEKTIPLLGPSDAASLIKSMIKFESDFGEITSVVKLQDRLRQLNPDTSPITIIADRFATSDFDVIRQCDMLQKPKSRTDEDSDSERPSKRARRTSHGNDQGDKMEPFNLPQKIDALLRQLPNSSDYGEATFDPQRLVDLFRDVRIPDGLL is encoded by the coding sequence ATGTCTGACGATTACGATCCTACGGCCGTGGCGTTCAAGCCGGGCGACATGGAGACGGATATGAACACTGGCGAGCCGCTGGCGctcgaggccgaggctgctgccaaggacCCGGCACATAATGAAGAAAGTGGTGAAGATACAAACGCAAACGTCGAGTCGGGGACCCTGGTGCACCAGGGCGACGAACCTGAATCGAttgacaaggaggacaaggtggaggatgGACCAGACACAAAGAGCGATGGAGGAGTGTTAGACGAGCCCAAGGATGGGGAGCAGAGGGATGATGAGAAAAGGGAAGAACCCAAGCCTGAGAACTCGTCTGAAGAAGTCGCGGAAGATGACGACTATGTGCCTGCAGCGGTGAGTGAgcctgtggaggaggactcgGCTGGAGGAGGGTCGGTTGGAGGAACCGGAATCCCTGATGGAGCTATCAGTTCTTTGGCTGCAAGCACTACCATCCCCCCTCCCAGCGACCCCAACCaagtgggaggaggagccagctccaccagcaacaacaacaacagcgGCCCAGATAACAACAAGCGAAAACGACtggccacagacacaatcGGCATTCTTGAGGACCGCATCGCCGCCAACCCCCGAGACATGCCTGCGTGGCTGGATCTGATTTCGACGATTGTGCgcaaggagaagctggacgagTCGCGGGACATTTACGAGCGGTTTCTGGCTCTGTACCCGCTGTCGGCCGAGATTTGGATCGAGTACATCACGCTGGAAATGGACAATGGCGAGTTCAAGCGCCTGGAGCAGCTGTTTGGGCGGTGTCTGACCCGCCTGCCCAACCTCAAGCTGTGGAACATCTACCTGACTTATGTGCGGCGAGTCAACGTGCTGTCTTCCGAGTCGGACAAAATCACTGAAGCCCGAACAAACATCATCAAGGCCTTTGAGTTTTACCTTGACCATGTCGGCATTGATCGAGAGAGTGGCAATGTGTGGTTTGAGTACCTGGACTTCATCAAATCCAAGCCGGCTACAACTACctgggaggagcagcagaagaatGACCTCACGCGCAAAATATACCGAAAGGCGATTGGCATCCCGCTCAACAACCTGTCGATTCTGTGGACCGCCTACACCAACTTTGAGTACTCGCTCAACAAGGCCACAGCTCGAAAGTTCATCAATGAAAAGTCTGGCAGCTGCCAAAACGCCCGACAGTGCCAGACGGTGCTGGAGAACCTGATGCGGGGTCTGGACCGAAGCAGTGTGCCCAAGTCCGGGCCCAGAGACGAGTTCCAGGTGCGAGCTTGGAAGAAATGGATCGACTGGGAGAAGAGCAACCCTCTGGGTACCGACAACAAGGCCGAAACCAACAAGCGGCTGCTGTACTGCCTCAAACAGGCCGTTATGAGCTTGCAGTTTGTGCCCGAGATTTGGTTTCTGGCTGCTGAGTACTGTTTTGACGACCCTCTGCTCAAGACCGAGGCTCTGCAGTTTCTCAAGGATGGCCTCTCTCTCAACCCCAACTCATCGCTGCTGGCTTTCCGGCTCGCCGAGTACTACGAGCGGGAAGCCGATGCTGAAAAGATGCGAACCATTTACGATGAGCATATTGAGTCTCTGGGCAAGGAGAGACAGGCTCTAATTGAAGCTCAGGGCGATCCGGAGGCCGAGCCTACTGCTGAGATCATCAAGCTCAACACCCAGATCTCCATTGCGTACTCGGTGTGCATGAAGGCCGTGAAACGGTTTGAGGGTATCAAGCCAGGCCGAATGGTGTTCAAAAAGGCCAGAAACACTGGGTTTGCCACCTACCACATTTACGTCGCGTCTGCGCTGATGGAGTTTCACCACAACAAGAACCCCACGGTTGCCACCAACGTGTTTGAGCTTGGTCTCAAGTACTGCGGTTCCAATGCAGCCTACGTTCAGCATTATCTCGACTTTCTCATTTCTCTGCACGACGACACCAACGCACGGGCTCTGTTTGAGAAAACCATTCCTCTTCTAGGTCCGTCGGACGCTGCTTCGCTCATCAAGTCGATGATCAAGTTTGAGTCTGACTTTGGCGAGATCACCAGTGTGGTCAAGCTGCAGGACCGTCTGCGGCAGCTCAACCCCGACACGTCGCCCATCACCATCATTGCCGACCGGTTCGCTACCTCGGACTTTGATGTCATTCGACAATGCGACATGCTGCAAAAGCCCAAGTCGCGAACCGACGAAGATTCTGACTCGGAGCGGCCCAGCAAGAGAGCTCGCCGAACCTCTCACGGAAACGACCAGGGCGACAAGATGGAACCTTTCAACCTGCCTCAGAAGATTGATGCTTTGCTAAGGCAGCTTCCCAACTCTTCTGACTATGGAGAGGCTACGTTTGATCCTCAGCGGCTGGTGGATTTGTTTAGGGACGTGAGAATTCCGGACGGACTTCTTTAG
- a CDS encoding uncharacterized protein (Truncated form of YALI0D18634g, no similarity): MPRMLGRLFKSRPIEDWMDHTHNSPHDDPPVSFLDESYTRQLLYGPSAISYPEIDPNRDARVLLLCDSPLTDFVLYDSHNQPHDKSPSFNLRAIPNDGHFQDSIVTLNLLKDLAFGSTPMRFAGIVTKHHPIPQPQHLDRTTVAVTKLFKVAITPNVSYPCALVVFISVPNKRRNLLPAHWQHLSRDIAELRLLLSNKLSDFLPTFMREKRPTNEHSSSLAHAARAYFSSDEIIKSAVNCFRISFVSRLRIPRVVCGQKKDVAEELKWARQQYDPGFVNQILAEYSRLRHSNDESTLTNRAVVVSSDKIAARRIVYLLASTMPGIGSSMEKCGQCHFHQVLETDPSLASTQEDITLTTVAPPVEEVQPVRPPSINSVTEGLTGWEIPQRARAVSSNQQCVMPHVVRPSFSSSSLSSSLSHSLSRSKSQSQVPFFDGLKRSLTSQGSMTSLFSLWSPTAGSGGASSISHQQTMLCLPAVLCRTRRSRRRQNFRRRLRGRR, from the coding sequence ATGCCTAGAATGCTCGGACGCCTGTTCAAATCTCGTCCCATCGAGGACTGGATGGACCACACTCACAACTCGCCCCACGACGACCCGCCAGTGTCGTTTCTGGACGAGTCATACACGCGGCAACTGCTGTACGGGCCGTCGGCAATCTCTTATCCGGAGATTGACCCCAACCGAGACGCGCGAGTGCTGCTGCTATGCGACTCGCCGCTGACGGACTTTGTGCTCTACGACTCGCACAACCAGCCCCACGACAAGTCGCCGTCGTTCAACCTACGAGCCATCCCTAACGATGGCCATTTCCAGGACTCCATCGTCACCTTgaacctgctcaaggacctgGCGTTTGGATCCACGCCCATGCGGTTTGCGGGCATCGTCACCAAGCATCATCCCATTCCGCAGCCCCAGCATCTGGACCGAACCACCGTGGCCGTCACCAAGCTGTTCAAGGTGGCCATCACTCCCAACGTGTCGTACCCTTGCGCACTGGTGGTGTTCATTTCGGTCCCCAACAAACGGCGCAACCTGCTGCCAGCGCACTGGCAGCATCTCTCGCGCGACATTGCCGAGCTCAGACTGTTGCTGTCCAATAAACTGAGCGACTTTCTGCCAACCTTCATGCGCGAGAAACGCCCTACTAACGAACATAGTTCGAGTCTGGCCCACGCTGCCAGAGCCTACTTTTCCTCCGACGAAATCATCAAGTCCGCTGTCAACTGCTTCCGCATTTCGTTTGTGTCCCGACTCCGTATCCCTCGCGTAGTCTGTGGCCAAAAGAAGGACGtggccgaggagctcaaaTGGGCCCGGCAGCAGTACGACCCCGGCTTTGTCAACCAGATTCTCGCCGAGTACAGCCGTCTGCGTCACTCCAACGACGAGAGCACGCTGACTAACCGGGCCGTGGTAGTCTCCTCAGACAAAATTGCCGCCCGACGCATTGTCTACCTTCTCGCCAGCACCATGCCCGGCATTGGTTCTTCTATGGAGAAGTGTGGCCAGTGCCATTTCCATCAGGTGCTAGAGACAGACCCGTCTCTGGCGTCTACACAAGAGGACATTACTCTGACGACTGTAGCCCCTCccgtggaggaggtccaGCCTGTTCGTCCTCCTTCCATCAACTCCGTCACCGAGGGTCTGACAGGCTGGGAGATTCCCCAGAGAGCACGGGCTGTGTCCTCGAACCAGCAGTGTGTGATGCCTCACGTTGTGCGGCCCTcgttctcctcgtcttcccTGTCGTCATCTCTTTCGCATTCTCTGTCGCGGTccaagagccagagccaggtGCCATTCTTCGATGGTCTCAAGCGGTCGCTGACGTCCCAGGGCTCCATGACCTCGCTCTTTTCGCTGTGGAGTCCAACTGCCGGCAGTGGCGGCGCTAGCAGCATATCCCACCAGCAAACAATGCTCTGCCTACCTGCAGTTCTCTGTCGCACTCGCAGGAGTCGCCGACGTCAAAattttcgtcgtcgtttgCGCGGTCGTCGGTGA